A portion of the Pseudomonas sp. GR 6-02 genome contains these proteins:
- a CDS encoding SDR family NAD(P)-dependent oxidoreductase — MSTRPTVLITGASTGIGAVYAERFAQRGHDLVLVARDQARLDALAARLRSEHDVAVDVIAADLTQLSDLTTVESRLRDDARIGILVNNAGAALSGNFIDQSTDSVAQLVALNTTALVRLASAIAPRLAKAGDGAIINIGSVVGLAPEFGMTVYGATKAFVLFLSQGLSLELSPQGVYVQAVLPAATRTEIWDRSGVDINTLSEIMEVGDLVDAALVGFDRREPVTIPPLHEAERWDELQSARQGLLGQIRQSAVAQRYQTQP, encoded by the coding sequence ATGAGCACTCGCCCTACTGTTCTCATCACTGGCGCCTCCACCGGCATTGGCGCGGTCTACGCCGAGCGCTTCGCGCAACGCGGCCACGATCTGGTACTGGTCGCCCGCGATCAGGCGCGCCTGGATGCACTTGCAGCGCGCTTGCGCAGCGAACACGACGTCGCCGTCGATGTCATTGCGGCGGACCTGACCCAACTCAGCGATCTGACAACCGTTGAAAGCCGCCTGCGCGACGACGCCCGCATCGGCATCCTCGTCAATAACGCCGGCGCCGCGCTGTCCGGTAACTTCATCGACCAAAGCACCGACAGCGTTGCGCAACTGGTCGCCCTCAACACCACGGCGCTGGTGCGGCTCGCCAGCGCCATCGCCCCACGCCTGGCCAAGGCAGGCGACGGCGCGATCATCAACATCGGTTCGGTGGTGGGCCTCGCGCCGGAGTTCGGCATGACGGTCTACGGTGCGACCAAGGCATTTGTGCTGTTCCTTTCCCAGGGCCTGAGCCTGGAACTTTCGCCTCAGGGCGTCTACGTGCAGGCCGTGCTGCCCGCCGCCACCCGCACGGAAATCTGGGATCGCTCCGGCGTCGACATCAACACCTTGAGCGAAATCATGGAAGTGGGCGATCTGGTGGATGCCGCTCTAGTCGGTTTTGATCGTCGCGAACCGGTGACCATCCCGCCGCTGCACGAAGCGGAACGCTGGGATGAGCTGCAGAGCGCACGTCAGGGCCTGCTGGGGCAAATCCGCCAGTCTGCAGTCGCCCAGCGCTACCAGACCCAACCGTGA